TTTGGTTGAGCTGTGAGCAGCAGACCTCAATCCAATGTGTTTTACTTCTGAGAAACATTTATACTCTTCTTATGCAGTACTCAGCATTGGGCGGTGTGGTCACAAGTTGATCTGGCTTCCTCCTGTCTTCCAGAGACCGCTGCCTGTGTCCTATATGTCTTGTTATATGACAGGTCAGTGAAGTGACACTGTGATGatagtggcacacacacagtgtccctgctgtttgtttattttcccaCAAAGGCGCGAGTTCGAATCtcgtaaaaaataaaactattttttcacatttaaaaaagatgtgtgtgtgtgtgtgtgtgtgtgtgtgtgtgtgtgtgtgtgtgtgtgtgtggaggatgGGGCGTCTACATTACAAATACtcaaacaagactgaaaacgACGGGTGTTTaggacatttattcatttattaaaacaggAAGGGCGGATTGTCGTCTTCCTGGTTTCAACATTTTCCGTTACAGCAAGCAGCGTTCAAAAACGTGACCACACACCACTACGAGACACGTTTCCACAGGTAAGACTCTAAAGTGGACTCAGATCGGTATGTTTGGACGTTGTGATGTAAACTAAACAAAGAGGCATCCACACGGACAGCTATGCAGCCGACTTCCTGATTTCAACAGCTGCCGTAActacgacaacaacaacagactcATTCGGCTCGCGGTCTCCAGTCAACAGGTCCGCTGGTTGAACTGACACATCCGGACACTGCAGCCTCGCTTTTGCTTCCTGTCCTTGCGCCGCCTCCTTCGCCTGCCCGCCGGGGATTAGTGTCCACGGAGAGCTCGGTGTCTGGGCTATGTGAAGTGACCATAGCTTTGCCAGGAATCAGGACGTAAAAGGCAGCTCCCCGTTAGTTTTTAATAGAGCTGTTGGCTAGTTGTCTTTGATCTGGTGTATATAACAGGGGAGACATGGCCTGCCATAAGCTGTATTCTCCAAATGCTGACTTCGCCTTTGCCCTGTATAAAAGCCTGAACGCCAaggctgctgctggacagaACATCATCTTCTCACCGCTGGGCATCTCCACCGTCCTGTCCATGATGTCTACAGGGGCCCGAGGTGAAACCCACAGACAGCTCTTCTCCAGCTTGGGCTACAGCGACTTAAACCAGACTCAGGTCAACGAAGCATCCAAGCATCTTTTGGACCACATGCACGGACACAGTCAGGAGAACCAGCAGCTGGATGTGGGTAATGGTGTCGCCCTACACTCTGACTTCATTCCTTTGGAGACGTTCGTGAAGGATGTCAAGCAGTACTACTCCGGTGAGATCTTCAGTGTCGACTTTACCAAAcctgctgaggctgctgctgagatCAACAGCTTCATTGCTAATAAAACCAATGACAAGATAAAAGATATGGTGAAGGACCTGAACTCTGAGATGGCCCTGGTGCTGATCAACTATGTCTACTTCAAAGGTAAGAAGAAAGCGCCTGTCTTGTTGTGTAGTACCGACTTGCAAAGACACAAACTTATCTCATGAAAAATAAACCAGTTTAAATGCATACTTCAACATAAACGAACACAAACAATACTTTGTGTTGACATATCTACATTACTGTCACCCTGACTCACACAGGACAGTGGGAGGAACCCTTTGATAGTGAAATGACACGCAAGGCAGACTTCCATGTGGACGAGACCACCAAGGTTCAGGTGGACATGATGGAGAGGACGGGTCACTATAAGTCCTACTGGGATGCTGAAAACCACACCACCGTCATCATGCTGCCCTACAAGGGCAACACCTCCATGATGATCGTCCTGCCCAACGAAGGCAAGATGAGCGAGGTAGAGGGCTACATCAGCAAGGAGCACATCAAGCACTGGCTGCACTCAGTCTCCATGAAGTAAGAGGAAGTTTTATTTGAATCTGTGCATGTGGTTGTAGATAAACTGTGTATTCAAAAGTCAAATGTCTTGGATCTGGAGAAGTAACTAACAGGAACCACTGATTGGATGATAATAACGTGGATGAACTAGTGATTTGGAAAATGTTGACTGGATTAGACATATTTAAGTCACTTGAAACAACAAGCAATGCTTTCAGGATTTGCAAGCTGTAATTTAACCATATATTCCAGTAATTCTGATGCC
Above is a genomic segment from Pempheris klunzingeri isolate RE-2024b chromosome 18, fPemKlu1.hap1, whole genome shotgun sequence containing:
- the LOC139217573 gene encoding alpha-1-antitrypsin homolog; this encodes MACHKLYSPNADFAFALYKSLNAKAAAGQNIIFSPLGISTVLSMMSTGARGETHRQLFSSLGYSDLNQTQVNEASKHLLDHMHGHSQENQQLDVGNGVALHSDFIPLETFVKDVKQYYSGEIFSVDFTKPAEAAAEINSFIANKTNDKIKDMVKDLNSEMALVLINYVYFKGQWEEPFDSEMTRKADFHVDETTKVQVDMMERTGHYKSYWDAENHTTVIMLPYKGNTSMMIVLPNEGKMSEVEGYISKEHIKHWLHSVSMNYVWVFLPKFSISADASLSDTLKEMGITNAFENSADFSGISDKAKIKLSKASHATVLSVTERGTEAAAISIMEMIFCCLPPSIIINRPFLVFILENSSESILFMGKINNPTAK